The Hordeum vulgare subsp. vulgare chromosome 4H, MorexV3_pseudomolecules_assembly, whole genome shotgun sequence genomic interval CAACATTTCTTTTCGTTACACAAAAAAATGTGAAAGCATATGATAGATGATCAACGTTCAATCAGAGTAGATGGAGAActactaccatatatgcatactaATAAATAGTTAAGCAAACTGCAAGAACACATGTATATACTCCTTAATCCCCCAAATTAACCAATGACACCAAACTATATCCTCCAAAGATTCCAACTCCGGCCCCCCTTTACCACTTCGCCGGCTGCCGCCGGTAGCCAAGAATATGGGACGGCATCGTGGCGTGCAGTATCCAGCAGATTTTGAAGGACTGAAACTCTAGGATTTTTTCCCATTCCTACATGCCTTTTGGTCACATCTTTTCTTAACACAGTACAAAACGCAAGCGTTAATATACATGCACATACACTTATCTTTATGAACACATACATACATACCCTACCCCTATGCGCACTCCCGAAAGACTGGGATGGCATACCATCTTGAGGTTTACGAAGTCACCGTAGGCGCCCCGTCGTTGACGGGAACGTCCCCTCCCACTGAACGCGCATCGCCggaaatttaaaaataaatatagAAATAAATGCGAGCATCAGAACTTGAACCCTGATGGACTAGGGATACCACAGTCCCTCTAACCATCGAACCACATGTTGGTTCATCTTTTGGTCACACCATTGATAGGATCAGAGAGATGATCTTGGCTAGAGTCCTGTTCCGGAATACTCAGAAGAAGGTGATCAAGAACTACTTCACTGTTGCATGTATGTAAAGGGTGGTGCCCTATTGGGATCTCACTGGGGCAGCATTCATAGTTTCCACAAGTAGATACCACCCTAACTTTGTAACCACAGGAAAGAAAATCTGAAACAAGGAGAGTACATCATGCTTCTACTACTAGGATTGCAATATACTTGTGTGAGAAACCTATCACTAGAGCAGTGGTAACTAGCACCGCTCTTGTATGCCCAGCTCTTAACTTTGAATATGTTGTCACTCAATTTTCCATCAATTGTTTTTGGGCTGTAGAACAACATACAATGCGTCGCACTTGTTGTCAGGAAGAACATTTTCTAGAAAAGGGCTGTCAGAAGAACATACAGTCCTAATGCTTACTATAAAAATCATCTATAAACAGGTTATGTTCATTCGGTAGACGAAGATTGCATCATACTTGGCAACATCACAACCATCACACACATCATAGATAGCAACACTGTTACATTAATAAATGACAAGGGAAAGTTCGGAAAGGGAACACTGTTACACACATCATAGATTCTGTAGCACAAAAGGGAAAGTTCGAAATAGTATCACATTGACTAAATGACAAGGTTCAGTAGCACAAAAGGAAAGGTTTAGAACAATATtgcatagtactccctccgtcccaaaataactgtctcaacgttATACTAgatctagtataaaattgtattaagcttgagacagttattttgagacagagggagtagtatatagCTAGTTTATTCATGAACTTAGTCCATCTGCGAaatctttgagttgttgttcatgttcttgAATTGAATTGAGAGGAAATCATGCCAATCATCATGTAGAGGTGCATTCTGTGTGAACACAGCCTCTTCCTCTGCTTGGACATAATTTGGTCCTCTTGTCGGTCTTtagaaaaatcaaaaggaaaagcTACAGCCTTTAAACCCTATGTTGAACCCTAGAACGAATCCGCTGTTTGGCTCATCGAATCCATCCTGGATGAACACCTACTCAACTCACAACACTCACAAGACGGAAGATACATGTAAAATCATATTTGTAAGGTACGATCATTTTGCCCTAGTCTAAACGGGGTCAGAGAAGGGTGAGAAACAACACATACACGAAACACGGAGGAGCAAAGATCATTTTGCCCTAATCTAAACGGGGTCAGAGAAGGGTAAGAAACAACACATACACGAGACACGGAggagcaaagaaactcaccatagCGTGGCGCATCTTCGTCAGGCCGCCGATGGCGAGGCTCCCTCGTCATTGCCACCACCCATTGTGCTCGTCCGTCGCTGCCTTGAGTTAAACGTGGAGAGAAGGAGTGAAAGAAGGGATGCAAGCATTTTGCCCCACAACATTAAGTCGACCCCAGGAccaaatagaaaaaaatgaaacgACGACCTTCTCCTGCCATTTCAAGGTTTTTCCTATGATTGGTTACGAAGTTAGGGTGGTATCTGTAAAAATGTCATGCGCCAGCTGCTGACAGTGCCCCCACACGTCGGGATATGCGCGCAAGTCATGCTTGAATAAACAAGTCTTAACACCACTTTTCTGTATTTTGCAACATCAGGCACCAAGCTGTACATCCTAAGCAATTTTTTTGTACCACTAATGCATTTACGTCATGTATGTATGCCAAGTAGAGTAGGTTTGGAGAAGTAGTTCTACCCATCTGGTTAACAACATCCTCTCCTCGATCGGACTTCATACTTTGAGATGCCACTTTGATGTCTCTATTAGATGATGCCCCGGGCATTGCTGTTGTACGTTGCTAAAAAAATGAATAAATAGTTATGAAAAATATCTATAAATAATGGAAGCGAATGTAAGCTTAAAACTGATAAAATGCAAAGTATATAAAAGGAGAGTAAAAAATTATAGTTAAAAATGTAATTTCTAACAAAATATGAAGGATAAACTCTAATGCAAAAAATTACTTATGACTAATATGCGTGTGGCACCATTGCATGCGTGGAATTATGCAAAAAAGAATGTTATTTATGTCTTGAATGCCTAGTTGCTTATGTATTATGGTTGAGTAGCTAGGAAAATTAGGAAAAAATGTTATTTATGTCTTGCATGCCTACTTGCTTATGTGTCATGGTTGCATAGctagaaaaattaaaaaaaaaaggaaatgtaTGGAGCCGGCGCGTTGGCAGAACCGTTCGGACGTTCGCGCACGACCCCCGCGTGTGGCTGACCCGGCCACGCAACATTTTTTCATCCAAATTTGCTGCAACCGACGTTTAAATTTGCTATAATTTGTCCATTGAAAAAGCTGCatccacgtttggttgcaacccgagttttttggattttttcgctACAACGAGCGTtttatttttgctacaaccggtgttgatttttgctacaatcgatatcaatttttgctacaaccgttcactaaaatagCTGCATACACCTTTGTCGGAGTTGCAACCAACGTTTGATTTTTGCTACAGTTGGtgttgatttttgctacaaccgatatCAATTTTTACTACAACCGtttactaaaaaagttgcatacatgtTCTTcggagttgcaacccgagttcatcggattgttttgctacaacccacaTTTTGTTTTTGCTATCACGCATTATCAACGTCTTTTTTTGCTACGACCATGTTGATATATTTTTGTTACAACCCTATTTTTGCTGCATCCGTGGCCGAAGTTTGCTACATCGCTGCTTATTTTTGCTTCAATCGATGATTTTTGTTACATGCACAGATCTGACGGTTAAACCAGATCCAATTTGACGGATCGGACGGCCAAATTTCGACCGGCACGCCGACGCAGAGAAGTGCCaaaaaaaatactccctccgtacctaaatataagtcttttaagatatttcattaggtgtctacataccaagcaaaatgagtgaatctatactctaaaatatgtctatatacatctgtgtgtagtccattagtgaaacctctagaaagacttatatttaagaacggagggactaTTATTTATGTCTTACATACCTACTTGCTTATGCGTCATGGTTACATGATTAAAAACATAGATGATGAATTGTAGCTATTTAGAAATAAAAGATTGGAAAACGCTTTGTACCAGTAGTCTCATACGAAGCAATCGGCAGATCACATGTGAATCATCGATGTCCAATTAATCCCACGGTCAAGGTCTTTCTGATACTAAATTGCTAACCACCCATATTTAACGCAGGCCCTGGTCCCTTTCCCGTCAGGGTTGAGATCTCTCTCGTCAATCTCTTCTGAACCTCCGTTCCTCTCTCATGGCTCTATCGCATCCTTCCTTTGAGCTCATCATCAACATTGTCGCCCCTGTCCTGCCCTACTCCGCCACCCAGGTTGTTCCGTCTCCTGCGCACCGTGCTCccttcccaccttgccggagacgaAATCCATCGCCGATGATGCAATCCACCACAGCGCCCAAATCTAATCCCCTCTACCGACCTAATACTAAAAGAAGCGGTCGCAAGTGACCTTGGTGGCGTGCCATCACGGCAGTAGGTGGTCGTGCTCTCCATCTTCACCGTGTTTGTTGCCCATGAAGTTCCTGGACCTTGAGATTTGAACCGGCTGCACCCGTAAGGCAGAGAATCAGGAGTGGCCTCCAGTTCTTTTGCCCTATTCGAAATCCTTCCTGTGATTCAAAAGGTATTGAATTTCCTGATCCAACTTTCGTTCCATCATCATCTGTCCCACGCACAGATTCTTATCATATGATATTTCCAGTAACCATGCTTTTTAAACACTGGATACGTGCTTCAACATTGCTGTTTTGTTTGCATCGAGGGGTGGAATTGGTTTGTAGATCACAAATTGATCGACGCATACACAAGTTGGCAACATTCAGTGCTATTTTCTAGTTACAAAATTACATGCTCCCACTAGATATGAATTATGTTGAGATAAAAACAAACTGATGCTTCTTAATATCCATGATTCCTAACTTTGTTGTATGTTTTCTTCAGTCCAGATAGTTTGGGGCCAAAGAAACACACTTCTACTATTTGTGTTGTCAAGAGAAATTTTTGTGTTTAAACACTACCATCATGCTTCCTGTATTTCATATACATGCTGACAGTGGCAAGccgatttttgttttgttttttattgTTGAATAATGCCAaatcaaattaaaaaaaaatcaacgaCGGTGTGGCATAGCATGTATGAAGCGTACATGCTTCTTACATGGCAATGTGAGAACCTCTACTTCATCGCTGCCGTACCATATATGTAATACTTGTTGTTGCTTCATATGTACCTTCTGTACTTATGCATCATGGCTAATAGATTATGGATGTATGTTTCAAGCAGTTGTGTGTTGGCCTTAGAACTGATGGGCGCAGCCGTTGACATATATGGAGGCAACTGATGCCTACACTAAGAAGTGTGATCAATCATGATACTTGGATCAGCCCTACAATGAGGCCAACTGCAAGCGAAAGGAATCATGTCTATGGTCTATAGGGAACATACAATTTGTTGACATAAGGAAGCATGGTAGGCAGTGTTGGTGACTTGAACGAAATGAATTGTATCATGTATGAAATTTATTGTAAGAATGAATGAAGCAGGAAACAAACTTATGTTCAAGTAGAAGCAAATTAATTTTACCATGGAAGCACTTCTATTATTGGATGGAAGCAAATTTTCTGGTTGGAAAGTTGATAAAAAAGATATATGAGACCCAAATTTATGATATGAAAACATATTCTTAGATACAAATTTTGATacacggaagcaaagtgtttggaaAAAGAATTACGTCCAAAAAAGTTTGGTTGTGATTGAAGAAAATTATTTCAACGGTGAAAGCAAGGTTTTGCTGCATTAGGAACAAAATAAAATGTTACGCGGATGCATTTTTCATCGAAGCAAATTCGCTATGCACTAGAAGCAAAAAAGAAATTGTCTAGAAAAAATGTTGAATAAAGTACGAAAATAGAAGAATTTAGATGGACTTTAAATTATATCCTTGCATGATTTTCGAAAGAAATTAATTCAAGGAAGAAAATAGGAATCAGGTATTGTAGCAAGGTAATCACAGGAGTATAATGTGGAAACTAACTAGAGGGAAAGTGGGTCATACGTTGGGCACATAATCACGCCTTGCAAGTCTGTCCAGTGGCCTGATATACTGTTAGAGATCAGTAGTCTGATCCCTAGTGGTGCCCTAAAAGATTTGCCATAACAACACGGCCAGGTAACTTCCCGAAAGAAAAAACACGAAAATAACTATAAAAAAAAACCATGAAGTGTACGCTCGGCAGAGGAAAAAAGGTTGTTGGCTTGGTTGCTCATCGTTGGCTCCAGTTCCGACTCGTCTTCGAGACCACGACCGACTCCAGCTCGGACTATGTGCGGCTCGCTCTACATATACGTACGCGCGTGCTGCCTTCTTGCGCCACGCATTTCGTTCGTCGTCAAGATCGAAAAATCACGATCTCTCTCGCTTTCTCGAAAAATGGATATGGGCACGAACTCGCTGCCGTCGCCGTCGTGCGCCGACGGCCGGAAGCGTCGCGTGTGCTACTACTACGACGCGGACATCTCCAACGTCGACTACGGCGAGGGACACGCCATGGTGCCCCGCCGCGTCGCCATGACCCACGCCCTCATCGCCTCCTACGGCCTGCTCAACGACATGACCCGCCTCCGCATTAGGCCGGCCAGGCCGGAGGAGCTCCTCGCGTTCCACGACCAGAAATACGTCCACCTCCTCGGCGACCTCACCCCCGCCGGCTACACCAACGACGTCGCCCTCCGGCGGGCGGCCAAGGAGCACGGCCTCGGCCCCGTGCGCCGCCCCGACGGTTCGTACCCGAACGACAACCCCGTCATCGACGGCCTCCTCGGGTACTGCCAGGGCTACGCCGGCGGGTCGCTGGCCGCGGCGCGCGCGCTCTGCGGCGGCGATCACGACGTCGCCATCAACTGGTCCGGCGGCATGCACCACGCGTGCCGGGGCCAAGCCAGCGGCTTCTGCTACGTGAACGATATCGTTCTCGCCATCAAGCAGCTCCTCGCCCGGTTCCGGCGCGTGCTGTACGTGGACATCGACGCGCACCACGGGGACGGCGTGGAGGAGGCCTTCGCGGACTCGGATCAGGTGATGACGCTGTCGTTTCACCAGTACGCAGGCGGGTTCTTCCCCGGCACCGGGAGCGTCGACGACGTCGGCAAGGGGGCCGGGTTGTACCACGCCCTGAACGTGCCGCTCAAGGCGGGCATGGACGACCAGGGGTACCACGAGCTGTTCAAGCCGATCGTGGGCAGGGCCATGCAGGTGTTCCAGCCGGAGGCCGTGGTGCTGCAGTGCGGCGCCGACTCGCTCTCCGGCGACAGGCTCGCCGGGCTCGACCTGTCGGTGGGC includes:
- the LOC123450281 gene encoding histone deacetylase 1-like; the protein is MDMGTNSLPSPSCADGRKRRVCYYYDADISNVDYGEGHAMVPRRVAMTHALIASYGLLNDMTRLRIRPARPEELLAFHDQKYVHLLGDLTPAGYTNDVALRRAAKEHGLGPVRRPDGSYPNDNPVIDGLLGYCQGYAGGSLAAARALCGGDHDVAINWSGGMHHACRGQASGFCYVNDIVLAIKQLLARFRRVLYVDIDAHHGDGVEEAFADSDQVMTLSFHQYAGGFFPGTGSVDDVGKGAGLYHALNVPLKAGMDDQGYHELFKPIVGRAMQVFQPEAVVLQCGADSLSGDRLAGLDLSVGGHAECVRYLRGFDAPLLLLGGGGYTINHVASCWCYETAVAVGREEIPNEIPHHPYEHYYRGQGYMLQYRTKARRSPRDGDKKEADAIRVKALEHLSAIRFIPTTAGAVDGPTVGANYRRFLTKDAKGWLIKHGWDRKDTVGLRKRDGE